Within the Acidobacteriota bacterium genome, the region CTGCACCACGAACGGACCCTGCCCGCGATCGACGAGCCTGCCGACCGGCGGTGACGCCACCGCCGACACCAACAGCGCCACCGAGAACGCACCGACCACCACCCAGCGCGCGACGCCAAGTTCGCGCTCGACTGGGACGACCAGGACGCCAAAGGCGTAATACAACACGCCCCAGCTCACGCACTGGCCGAGGCCGGTGGCCCAGACCTCGCGGCGGGTCATGTGCGGGCGAGCGCGCCGATCTGCAGCAACTCCGGCGGCTCCGGCTGTGTGCCGCAGCCACACCCGCTCAGACCCGCCATCTTCGCGTCGGCGTCCTTCACGCAGCAGGCGTCCACTTCGGCCGGGGCCGGCCCGTCGCAGCAGCCCGCCGCGCCGTCGGCGAGGGTGGTGTTGCACACACCGGTTTCCGGCAGCTCGAGCTCGACGCGAGCAGCCGCCGCGAAGTCGCCCGAAAGTTGAGCGACGACCGATCGGGCCTGCTCGAAGCCGGTCGCCAGCAGGAACGTCGGTGCACGGCCGTAGCTCTTCATCCCGATGACGAAGAAATCCCTCTCGGGATGCGCCAGTTCGGTCGCGCCGTGCGGGCGGACGCTGCCACAACTGTGCTCGTTCGGATCGATCAGCGGCCCGAGCGCCGACGTGCATTCGAGCCAGGGATCCATGCCGATCCGGACTTCGCTCAGCATGGCCAGGTCCGGCCGGAAGCCCGTGCACACGATCATCTCGTCGGCATGGACCGTGAACTCGACCCCGCGACGCGCGCCCGTGATCGCCAGTCCGCCACCAGTGCGGGCAATGGCACGAATGCGATACGGACTGAGCACCGTCAATTGCCCGGCTTCGACGGCTCGCTTCGCGCGCGCACCGAGCGCTCCGCGCGCCTCGAGTTGATCTGCCGCCCCGCCGCCCCACACCGTCTCCAGGTTCTCGCGCCGCATCACCCAGGTCACGTCAGTCCCCGGCGCCTGTGCCGCGAGCGTCAGCAAGTCGAGCACGACGTTGAACGCCGAGTGTCCGCTGCCGACAACCATTACCTTCTTGCCCGCATAGCGGGCTCGGGCGGCGCCGGCAACATCGGGAATGCCGTAGGCAATGCGATCGGCGTTGTCACGCTCCCCAGGCACCGCCAGGCCGCTCGACCCGGCCGGGTTGGGATGGCGCCAGGTCCCGCTGGCGTCAATCACCGCGCGGGCTTCGATCACCTCGCCCGATTCGAGATGCACCTCGAACGGTTGCTCGTCGCGGCCCTTCGTGCGGACCTTGTCGAAGTCTTTGCGGCCGATGGCCGTGACCCGCGCGTTCAGCCGCACATGCGGCGCAATCGCCGGATGACGCCCGAGCGGCGCCACGTAGCGGTCCACCAGTTCGTTACCGGTCGGCAGGGCCTCGTCTGGCGGCGCCTGCCACCCGGTGGCTTCAAGGAGGCGTCGCGCCTCCCGGTCGGCGGTGTAGCGCCACGGCGAAAACATCGCCACGTGGCCCCACTCGCGAATGGCGGCGCCCACTTCCCCACCGGCTTCGAGCACGATGAAGGGCTGGCGCCGGGACAGCAGGTGCGCCGCCGCCGTGAGGCCCACCGGGCCTGCGCCGACAATTGCGACTGGTAGTTGCGGACTCGCGTTCATCTCTTCGCTCGCTTTCGCCGCACCTGGCGGGAAGGGGTTACGTGTCGGGAGGACAATCCTTGTCGGGAGGACAATGCTTGTCGGGAGAAGTCAGGTTCTGATCCCGACAAGAGGTTCCCTCCCGTCAAGAAGTGCCGCCCCGTCAAGAATTGTCGTCCCGTCATATTCGGTTTAGCGAATATATGGATCGATGATATATTTGTCAACACGAATATGTCAGCCCCCTGCTGCTCGGCCAAACCGGCGCCGAAAGTGAAGGATCTCGAGGCCTTGACCGGCGTCTATGCAGCGCTGGCGGACTCGACCCGCCTGCGCATTCTCGCGCTGCTGCGCGACGGCGAGGTCTGCGTGTGCGACATCCACGCCAGCCTTGACGTGCCGCAGCCCACCGCGTCGCGCCACCTCGCCTACCTGCGCAAGGCCGGCCTGGTCGATGCCAGGCGTGATGGCACCTGGATGCACTATCGGCTGACGCCGATCGACAACCCGGTCGTGGCTGCCGTGGTCGATGCGGCGCTGCATGCCCTGTCGCATACCGCCGCCAGCGTGACCGACGAGCGGCGCCTGCAGGTGGCGCGCAAGGCCTCGTGATCACCGTCCTGTTCGCGTGCGTGCACAACGCCGGCCGGTCGCAGATCGCGGCGGCCCTGTTCAACCGCGCCGCCGATCCGGTCAAGGCTCGCGCGATTTCCGCCGGCACGCAGCCGGCCGATCGCGTCCATCCGGAAGTGGTGGCGGTGATGGGCGAGATGGGCATTGACCTGTCGGCCGAGCAGCCGCAGAAGTTCACCGAGACACTCGCCGCACAGGCGCAATGGCTCATCACGATGGGTTGCGGTGACGAGTGTCCCGTGGTTCCGGGGACGCGAAGAGACGATTGGCCGCTCCCCGATCCCAAGGGCCAACCACCCGCGATCGTGCGCAACATCGTCGACGACATCGACCGGAGAGTGCGGGCGCTGGTCCAGGCCAACGGCTGGCCGTAGGGGGCCACTGGAAGGGCTCGCGGTTACCTACCAGTGGTACAAGACCAGGTCATGGCGATCTTGTTAATCAGGGTGATGGCGTGCGCGGTCGCAATCTCCGCGTTGTTCGGCGCCGGCGAGCAACCCGCGCCGGCCGGCGCGGCCTTCGGCGGCCGCACCCTGCTGCATGCCCACAATTGTTATCCGGAAAAAGGCCAGTGGCAGGATCGCCTCGACCGCGCGCTCGCGACCGGCGCCTCTCCGTTGGCGATTGAACAGGACCTCGCGTGGGCGCCCGCGGCCGGCGGCCGCCCCGGGCAGCCGGTGGTGTCGCACGACACCGACCTCACCGGTTCTGAACCGTCCCTCGAGCAGCACTTCTTCGCGCGCATCCGGCCCTTGATGGAGCGCGCGCTCGCCGACAATCAGCGCGACCGGTGGCCGCTCGTGGTCCTCCACCTCGATTTCAAGTCGCATGAACCCGAACTTCACCAGGCCGTGTGGACTTTGCTCGCGCGTCATCGCGCGTGGTTGACGACGGCGGAGCGGGTAGCCGATGGGAGCCGCGTCATGCCCCTGTCGCGGGGGCCGCTGCTGGTGCTGACCGAGAACGGCGACGGCCAGGAGGCGGCGTTTTCGACGCGCGTTCCGGCCGGCGAGCGGTTGCTGATCTTCGGCACCACGCCGGGTCATGGGTTGGCCCTGCCGGATGATCCCGAGGCCCGCGCAGAACGGCTGGCCACTGCCCCGCCCGCATCGCTCGTGCCGTGGCCGGCGACCAACTACCGCCGCTGGACCAACTTCGCCTGGAACGTCGTCGAGCGCGGCGGCCAGGCCGGCGCCGGCCCGTGGAGCACGGAGGATGCCGCGCGGCTGGCCGCCATCGTGGGGCGTGCGCACGAACTGGGCCTGTGGGTTCGCTTCTACACCCTCAACGGCCACGATGCGGCAGCCAACCAGGGTTGGACGAACAGCTACAATTTCGGCTCGGTCGCGGCGGTACGGCCGCGCTGGCAGGCCGCGATCGCAGCCGGCGTGGACTTCGTCGCCACCGATCAGTACGAGGAGTTCGCCGCGCTGCTGCCGGTCCGTCAGTGATAGCGTCACTACGCTGTAACGTAAGACCGCTAAGCTGGACAGACCATGACCACCCCCCGTCGAGAGTTTCTTTATAAGGCTGCGCTGCTCGGCGGCGCCGCCGTGACCGCGCCGCTCGAAGCGCTCGTGCAGCAGTCCGGCGTGGGCCGGTTGGTGGCCGATGACCCAGGCTACGGTCCCTTGCGGCCGGTCACCGACGAAACGACCGGCGTGCCGATGCTGCAGCTTCCCGAGGGCTTCCGCTATCGATCGTTTGGCTGGACCGGCGATCCCCTGGACTCCGGCGTGCGGACGCCCGGCGGTCACGACGGGATGGCGGCCTTCCCAGGGGCCAACGGCACCGTCGTCTTGATCCGCAACCACGAGCTGTCGCCCGGCATCGCGTTCGATCCAGCCATTGCCTACGACGCACAGGCAGGCGGCGGCACGACCAACATCACGTTCGACCCAGCCACGGGACTGATGACGAGCGCGCGCACCAGCCTCGCCGGCACGCTTCGCAACTGCGCCGGCGGCATGACGCCCTGGAACAGCTGGCTCACGTGCGAAGAGACGACGCTTGGCCCCGAGGACAACCCGGCCCTCCAGTTCAAGCACGGTTATGTGTTCGACGTCCCGGTCGACGGCCGGCCGACCATGGAACCGCTGGTGGCGATGGGACGCTTCGTGCATGAAGCCGTCGCGGTGGATCCAGAGTCCGGCATCATTTACGAAACTGAGGACCAGCGCCGATCGGGGCTCTATCGGTTCACGCCGCGGTCGCCAAGGCGGCTTGCCGACGGCGGAAAGTTGCAGATGCTGGCCCTCGATGGCCGCCCGCGCGCCGACCTGCGCCTTAACCAGCGCGCTGGGGTCTCCCTCGGCATTCACTGGGTGGACATCGATCAGCCCGACAAGGCGCACGCCGACACGGCCGCCCGCAATGGCGGGGGCGTGTTCGCGCAGGGCTTTGAAAAGGGTGGCGCCATTTTCGGCCGGCTCGAGGGCGCGTGGTTCAGTGATGGCCGCGTGTTCGTCACCAGCACCGACGGCGGCAACGCAAAGATGGGCCAAGTGTGGGAGCTGGACATTCGCAACCAGGCCATCCGCTTGATCTACGAGTCGCCGGGCGCCGAAGTGCTCAACATGCCCGACAACCTGGTCGTCAGCCCGCGCGGCGGACTGGTGTTGTGCGAGGACGGCACCGCCAATCCGTGCGTGCATGGCCTGACCCGTGACGGAAAGATCGTCCGGTTCGCCCGCAACAACATGGTGCTGAACGGCGAGCGCAATGGCTTCGCCGGCGATTTCCGCAATCGCGAGTTTGCCGGCGCCACCTTCAGCCCCGATGGCCGTTGGCTGTTTCTCAACATCCAAACTCCGGGGCTCACGCTGGCCATCACCGGCCCTTGGGAGCGCGGAATTCTCTAGGAGCGGCTCGAGTCCGAGTAGAATTCAGCGCAAATGTCGCGCACTCGCGGTTTGGCCGCGCTGGTCCTGCTCTACTTCGTTCTCGGCCACTTGATTCCTCCGCCGGAGACCATCACGCCGCAAGGCTGGCGGCAAACTGCGATCTTCATCACCGTGATCGCCGGCATGGTCACCGAACCCTTACCGGCGTCGGCCCTCGTGTTGATGGGCCTCACCGCCATGGCTGCCAACGGCATCCCCATGCGCGACGTGCTGGGCGGGTTCGCGCAGCCGTCGGTGTGGCTGGTGATCATCGCCATGCTGATCGCCAAGGTGATGCTCGACTGCGGCCTCGCCCGTCGCATTGCCCTGTTGTTCGTCCGCGCGGTCGGCCGCACCTCGCTCGGCGTGGCCTACGCGCTGCAGATGACCGACGTCACGCTCGCCTCGGGCGTGCCGTCGATCACGGCGCGCAGCGCCGGCATGATCCTGCCGATCGCCCGCAGCATCGCGGAGTTGTTTGATTCGCGTCCCGGCCCCACCGGCAAGCGCCTGGGCGGCTTCCTGATCGCCGCGATGTACCAAGGCTCCGCGGTCGCGTGCGCGATGTTCCTCACCGGGCAGGCCAGCAACCTGCTCGGCGCCGACCTGGCGCTGAAGCTCGTCAACGTCGAGGTGACGTGGGTCAGCTGGTTCGTGGCGGCCATCGTGCCCGGCCTGCTGTCGTGCGCGGTCGTGCCGTGGATTGCCTATCGGCTGCTCAAGCCCGAGGTCACCACCACGCCCGAAGCGCCAATCTTTGCCGCCGGCGAGCTCAAGAAGATGGGCCCCCTCAGCCGCGACGAGTGGGTCACGCTGCTCGTGTTCGTCGGCGTCGGGCTGATGTGGATCACCTCGGCGTGGCATCGGCTGGACGTCACGTTCGTGGCCATGGTGGGCATTGGCGTGCTGCTGGCGACGGGCACGCTCACGTGGCACGCGGCCGCGAGCGAGCGCGCCGCCTGGGACGTGTTCGTCTGGTACGGCGGCATGTTGCAAATGGGCGACCTGCTGAACCGGACCGGCTCGACGCGCGTGCTGGCCGAGAACGTCGCGGGCCTCTTCGCCGGCATCCCGTGGGTGGTCGTGTTCATCGGGATCCTGATCATCTACTTCTACGCGCACTACTTCTTCGCCAGCATCACGGCCCACCTGCTGGCCATGTTCCCGCCGTTTGTCGCAGTGATGATCGGCATTGGCGTCCCGCCGCAATTGGCGGTCTACAGCCTGCTGTGCACGGCCAACCTCACCGCCGGCCTCACCCACTACGGTACGACGACGGGCCCGATCCTGTTTGGGGTGGGCTACGTGTCGCGCGGCGACTGGTGGAAGGTAGGCTTCTTCACGTCGGTCGCCAACATCGTGATCTGGCTGACGGCGGGCGCCGCGTGGTGGAAGTGGCTGGGATTCTGGTAGGCGCGCGCTTTCAGCGCGCGTAGGGCTCGCGCCTCCGGCGCTCGTCGGGGTCGCTCGCTCCGCTCGCGTCCTGGGGCTTGACGCTCCGCGCCTTGTGGGGGTGGCTCTGTTCGCTAAGAGGTACTCCCCTACGAGCGGCGAAGCCGCGAGCCCTACGATGGCGCGCAGCGCCGAGCCCGACGAGTGGCGCAGCCACGAGCCCCACCGCGCCCGAAGGGCGCGGCCCCCGCCGACGCCTACGCGGCGAGCACGCCCGCCACTCGCGAAGCTTCGGCGGGCTCTGCGGTGTGCGAGTCGCCACCACCAAGCAGATGCTTGCCGGTGGCGCGGGCCAGGCACATCGCGGTGCGATTCTGCGACGGCAACCGCGTGCCGTTGATCACCTCGAGCCCGTCGACCCACGGCAGGACGGCCGCGAGGTGGGCGGCGGTCAGCGGCCCGTTGATGCCGGAGGCCACGTGGTTGAGTGAGGTGTAGATGCCTTCGCGACCGAGGTACGGCATCAACTGGCGCACGTCCTGCCGCAGACGCTGGATCTCGTCGTGCTGGGCCGGCGTGATGTCGAGAACGTTGAGGTGCACGCACAGGTCCACATCCGTGAACTCTGCCGTGACCTCACAGCCCACCAGCACATCCGGCTGGTGAGCAATGTCGAGGGCGCCGCTGACCTGGTCGTGGTCGGTGACCGTGACCAGATCCATGCCGCGCCGTTTCGCGGTGTCATACACGCCCTGGGGCGTGTTGTAACACTCG harbors:
- a CDS encoding NAD(P)-binding domain-containing protein — encoded protein: MNASPQLPVAIVGAGPVGLTAAAHLLSRRQPFIVLEAGGEVGAAIREWGHVAMFSPWRYTADREARRLLEATGWQAPPDEALPTGNELVDRYVAPLGRHPAIAPHVRLNARVTAIGRKDFDKVRTKGRDEQPFEVHLESGEVIEARAVIDASGTWRHPNPAGSSGLAVPGERDNADRIAYGIPDVAGAARARYAGKKVMVVGSGHSAFNVVLDLLTLAAQAPGTDVTWVMRRENLETVWGGGAADQLEARGALGARAKRAVEAGQLTVLSPYRIRAIARTGGGLAITGARRGVEFTVHADEMIVCTGFRPDLAMLSEVRIGMDPWLECTSALGPLIDPNEHSCGSVRPHGATELAHPERDFFVIGMKSYGRAPTFLLATGFEQARSVVAQLSGDFAAAARVELELPETGVCNTTLADGAAGCCDGPAPAEVDACCVKDADAKMAGLSGCGCGTQPEPPELLQIGALART
- a CDS encoding metalloregulator ArsR/SmtB family transcription factor, with the protein product MSAPCCSAKPAPKVKDLEALTGVYAALADSTRLRILALLRDGEVCVCDIHASLDVPQPTASRHLAYLRKAGLVDARRDGTWMHYRLTPIDNPVVAAVVDAALHALSHTAASVTDERRLQVARKAS
- a CDS encoding arsenate reductase ArsC, which codes for MITVLFACVHNAGRSQIAAALFNRAADPVKARAISAGTQPADRVHPEVVAVMGEMGIDLSAEQPQKFTETLAAQAQWLITMGCGDECPVVPGTRRDDWPLPDPKGQPPAIVRNIVDDIDRRVRALVQANGWP
- a CDS encoding DUF839 domain-containing protein produces the protein MTTPRREFLYKAALLGGAAVTAPLEALVQQSGVGRLVADDPGYGPLRPVTDETTGVPMLQLPEGFRYRSFGWTGDPLDSGVRTPGGHDGMAAFPGANGTVVLIRNHELSPGIAFDPAIAYDAQAGGGTTNITFDPATGLMTSARTSLAGTLRNCAGGMTPWNSWLTCEETTLGPEDNPALQFKHGYVFDVPVDGRPTMEPLVAMGRFVHEAVAVDPESGIIYETEDQRRSGLYRFTPRSPRRLADGGKLQMLALDGRPRADLRLNQRAGVSLGIHWVDIDQPDKAHADTAARNGGGVFAQGFEKGGAIFGRLEGAWFSDGRVFVTSTDGGNAKMGQVWELDIRNQAIRLIYESPGAEVLNMPDNLVVSPRGGLVLCEDGTANPCVHGLTRDGKIVRFARNNMVLNGERNGFAGDFRNREFAGATFSPDGRWLFLNIQTPGLTLAITGPWERGIL
- a CDS encoding DASS family sodium-coupled anion symporter; the encoded protein is MSRTRGLAALVLLYFVLGHLIPPPETITPQGWRQTAIFITVIAGMVTEPLPASALVLMGLTAMAANGIPMRDVLGGFAQPSVWLVIIAMLIAKVMLDCGLARRIALLFVRAVGRTSLGVAYALQMTDVTLASGVPSITARSAGMILPIARSIAELFDSRPGPTGKRLGGFLIAAMYQGSAVACAMFLTGQASNLLGADLALKLVNVEVTWVSWFVAAIVPGLLSCAVVPWIAYRLLKPEVTTTPEAPIFAAGELKKMGPLSRDEWVTLLVFVGVGLMWITSAWHRLDVTFVAMVGIGVLLATGTLTWHAAASERAAWDVFVWYGGMLQMGDLLNRTGSTRVLAENVAGLFAGIPWVVVFIGILIIYFYAHYFFASITAHLLAMFPPFVAVMIGIGVPPQLAVYSLLCTANLTAGLTHYGTTTGPILFGVGYVSRGDWWKVGFFTSVANIVIWLTAGAAWWKWLGFW